In a genomic window of Chrysemys picta bellii isolate R12L10 chromosome 1, ASM1138683v2, whole genome shotgun sequence:
- the LOC135980774 gene encoding uncharacterized protein LOC135980774, with the protein MQSSPAVMAVQSGNRKRAPAWTDREVLDLIAVWGDESVLSELRSKRRNAKIYEKISKDMAERGYSRDATQCRVKIKELRQGYQKTKEANGRSGSHPQTSRFYEALHSILGAAATTTPPVTVDSEDGILSTAGSSDMLGDGEDEEGDEEGEAVGSSHNADFPDSQDLFITLTEIPYEASPAITPDTESGEGSATPSATVSQPSLESHSQRLARIRRRKKRTREDMFSELMASSQAQAAQQTQWRENLTRMHQANMDREERWRQEDQQATQTLLGLLREQTDTLRRLVDVLQERRQEDRAPLQSISNRPPPPPSPIPTSPKVQRRRGGRVPANSHSTPAESSSSRRLSFPKI; encoded by the exons atgcagagctctccagcagtgatggccgtgcagtctgggaatagaaagagagccccagcatggactgatcgtgaagtcttggatctcatcgctgtgtggggcgatgagtccgtgctttccgagctgcgatccaaaagaaggaatgcaaagatctacgagaagatctctaaagacatggcagagagaggatacagccgggatgcaacgcagtgccgcgtgaaaatcaaggagctgagacaaggctaccagaagaccaaagaggcaaacggacgctccggatcccatccccagacatcccgtttctacgaggcactgcattccatcctcggtgctgccgccaccactaccccaccagtgaccgtggactctgaggatgggatactgtccacggccggttcctcagacatgttaggggacggggaagatgaggaaggagatgaggagggcgaggcagttggcagctctcacaacgctgatttccccgacagccaggatctcttcatcacccttacagagatcccctacgaagcgtccccagccattaccccggacacagaatctggtgaaggatcagcca ccccgtctgcgactgtctcacaacctagcctggaatcacactcccagaggctagcgcggattaggcgtaggaagaagaggacacgggaggacatgttctctgagcttatggcctcttcccaagcccaggcagcacagcagacccagtggcgggagaacttgacccgaatgcaccaagccaacatggatcgggaggagaggtggcggcaggaagaccagcaggcgactcaaacgctgcttggactactgagggagcaaacggacacgctccggcgccttgtggatgttctgcaggaacggaggcaggaggacagagccccgctgcagtccatctctaaccgccctcccccgccaccaagtcccatacccacctcacccaaagtgcaaagaaggagaggcggcagagtccctgctaactctcactccacccctgcagagagctctagtagcagaaggctctcatttcccaaaatttga